Proteins from a genomic interval of Neovison vison isolate M4711 chromosome 4, ASM_NN_V1, whole genome shotgun sequence:
- the LOC122905388 gene encoding spermatogenesis-associated protein 31E1-like, protein MEKMEGTMEEMEGTMEEMEGMSARKEMENYLFPQEFLTDGWLSSNPTIWAVNTILAFVWGLGIFFLLLSYFQLDPSSPPCKKQRKSRKYQAEPQRRSKRRKKKQTLKVFRDCLQDLEEVRDLFSLLQSHLERLSNQGGFHQFLHQAAPGRVRQGSPAGAGQPCREPVEDAAPIMALSPAHAPLTGPPRPLASTLPSGPMTTSISVSSHSSMSTSWPAEPFLPLDGFSHQPLVPPSSPPCLPPSEAAPQPLTASLAPERPDSPLNLPQSDSRGPPPCPIPQRSAPHMPWSADRTASSVPAISGLGRSHYPISALSWWQAAANAWNLSTSTCLEFHQEPLSGGPSEALFWGDPRHRQGETRIPPLNNPDIQKLLEILTAKRTELKFWKEKEKKERSKYQLTSFGRMLKSPADGQDTMGCPPFWSMRGKVKQLLGPEKLPHPKIPGDNLEQKYNQLFWGLPFLHSESLVATVRVTDPPLELPSIIFNELSHALPLRIQASLAPRLSLTQDLQDPSVPPQPLTMSLSQSLPVLLAQTQPLTLDQTQPWSLPLDQPQPLPLDQCQTLPLDQPQLSPLAQPQTQASLAPSVPVGPPSLPPDMGSCAVAQKTPSYMSTAVQNLECHFLKKQLESDKVPPVVKRSQEVFSQGPPNLPQSGQAPEGHGSDFVLPGELIDSELREQLEWHLWKRLMKQERGPPRRIHLSRKIQPHQEFQKVPQAHSWHSPTSESESTDGSCQATQKTGSRYPGRTVPGKSLGKDSRSGAGRIRKDLHRGTMSSPGKVLGRNREKSDTDLNTSTSSAEEKHPEKDLQAHFRKLGQSREGQVPSRLAAHHALDLPGKPSPHGKPGKPSISKCWERCMTTFHDFSILSPYTQRMLEAHIIRFRVKHRWGLPLKVLKPINIFKLEKGFLLSQSSGPLSATCVSKAGSGTKFVGNPPQPYQGEVMKESYPTWGGPLGAPKPTCEEIQQALEGTAPGGGPPAGQGTRPPSRTFTYSFVGRIWHSETASRTLMNSPLEASPSPATATKEPRRANGGWASRDVTVLELSLEPQDLSAEEPREVEEAPAWGVTLEPHVLDNNQGLRGEPRRSGSSGKSDSPPPPTKLVARDPKELCFEAQHRGSEPQKLMESENQPRATSPTMLLQDYETGVLLQDYATEHLLQDCHSNVFLTANILASQGCLSGFQSGSSEETSTSQVPHGQRSCGQSRHRQPGPPGLQHQCKSLSRSCVPPEERESSRRSPSREPAKESSELKLLQISEVRRPVQSQESAEASGSKTCEISLKKEAAPPENYFRRRMKHLLQWFLPSKGKGLEDSLQKGKSSSSQGRGQATGRSAMDSTSAEAQVVVTTVGQILEEKIVPHQGLRTPEFSWCQKDLQALADPSVCYHRVLSYQEQRRVMRETASPHGTLRGRSYANKTEWVTWPFPPRCPPDSVLSTWVTVSNICACVSSVDGRWSDGPAGPDSVPPMCLGLGPAVGSVLHKDSEKTEPSGPGADHRISPRLSIRGLKQICTTHYS, encoded by the exons ATGGAGAAAATGGAGGGCACCATGGAGGAAATGGAGGGCACCATGGAGGAAATGGAGGGCATGTCTGCA AGGAAAGAGATGGAGAATTATCTCTTCCCTCAGGAATTCCTTACTGATGGTTGGCTGAGCTCCAATCCCACTATCTGGGCAGTTAATACCATCCTTGCCTTTGTATGGGGACTGGGGATCTTCTTCCTCTTACTTTCCTATTTCCAGCTTGATCCATCCTCACCACCATGcaagaaacagaggaagagcaggaag TACCAAGCGGAGCCACAGAGAaggagcaaaagaagaaagaaaaaacagactctGAAAG TTTTCAGAGATTGCCTACAGGATCTGGAAGAGGTTCGGGACCTGTTCTCCCTTCTGCAAAG CCACCTGGAGAGGCTCTCCAACCAGGGCGGCTTCCACCAGTTCTTACATCAAGCAGCCCCTGGGCGGGTGCGCCAAGGGTCGCCAGCTGGAGCGGGTCAGCCATGCAGGGAGCCTGTGGAAGACGCTGCTCCCATCATGGCCTTATCACCTGCCCACGCTCCACTGACGGGCCCCCCTCGGCCTCTGGCCTCCACCCTGCCATCAGGACCAATGACAACCTCAATTTCTGTCAGTTCACACTCCTCCATGAGTACTTCCTGGCCAGCAGAGCCTTTCCTCCCCCTGGATGGCTTTTCACACCAGCCCCttgttcctccctcttccccaccatgTCTCCCTCCTTCTGAGGCCGCCCCTCAGCCTCTGACAGCCTCCTTGGCCCCAGAGCGACCAGACTCTCCTTTGAATCTCCCTCAGAGTGACTCAAGGGGACCCCCGCCATGCCCCATCCCACAGAGATCAGCTCCGCACATGCCTTGGTCAGCTGACAGGACAGCTTCTTCTGTCCCAGCCATCTCGGGCCTGGGCCGCTCACACTACCCCATTTCGGCCCTGTCCTGGTGGCAGGCAGCTGCCAATGCTTGGAACCTGTCCACCTCAACATGCTTGGAGTTCCATCAAGAGCCTCTGTCTGGTGGCCCATCAGAGGCCTTGTTCTGGGGAGACCCCAGACACAGACAGGGAGAGACTAGGATCCCCCCTCTCAATAACCCAGACATCCAGAAGCTTCTGGAGATACTAACCGCCAAGAGAACAGAACTGAAGTtttggaaggagaaggaaaagaaggaaaggtcaAAATACCAGCTGACATCTTTTGGAAGAATGCTCAAGTCCCCAGCTGATGGGCAGGATACCATGGGCTGCCCGCCATTCTGGAGCATGAGGGGCAAAGTGAAACAGCTGCTTGGTCCTGAGAAGCTCCCACATCCCAAGATTCCAGGGGACAATTTGGAGCAGAAATATAACCAGCTCTTCTGGGGTCTCCCCTTTCTGCACAGCGAATCCCTGGTTGCCACTGTCAGGGTGACCGATCCCCCACTGGAGCTCCCATCCATCATATTCAATGAGCTCTCTCATGCCTTGCCACTCCGGATTCAGGCCAGCTTGGCTCCACGCCTCTCCCTGACCCAGGACTTACAGGACCCTTCAGTCCCTCCCCAACCCTTGACCATGAGCTTGTCCCAGTCCCTGCCCGTGCTTCTGGCTCAGACCCAGCCCCTCACTCTGGATCAGACCCAGCCCTGGTCCCTCCCTCTggaccagccccagcccctccctctggatCAGTGCCAGACCCTCCCTCTAGACCAGCCCCAGCTCTCCCCTCTAGCTCAGCCCCAGACCCAGGCAAGCCTTGCACCCTCTGTCCCGGTCGGACCTCCTTCTCTGCCACCGGATATGGGGAGCTGCGCTGTAGCCCAGAAGACACCGTCTTACATGTCAACTGCAGTTCAAAACCTGGAATGTCACTTTCTGAAGAAGCAACTAGAAAGTGACAAGGTACCCCCTGTGGTGAAAAGATCTCAGGAAGTCTTTAGCCAAGGTCCTCCCAACCTTCCACAGAGTGGCCAGGCCCCTGAGGGCCATGGGTCAGACTTTGTCCTTCCTGGGGAATTGATCGACTCTGAGCTCCGGGAGCAACTGGAATGGCACCTTTGGAAGAGGCTCATGAAGCAAGAAAGGGGCCCGCCCCGCAGGATCCATCTATCCCGGAAGATACAGCCTCACCAAGAGTTCCAGAAGGTACCCCAGGCACACAGCTGGCACAGTCCCACGTCTGAGTCTGAGTCTACGGATGGAAGCTGCCAGGCCACGCAGAAGACTGGGTCCAGGTACCCAGGAAGGACCGTGCCAGGAAAAAGCCTGGGCAAGGATTCAAGGTCCGGTGCAGGGAGGATCCGGAAAGATCTACACAGGGGCACAATGAGCTCTCCAGGGAAGGTTCTAGGAAGAAATCGTGAGAAGTCAGACACAGACTTGAATACCTCCACAAGCAGCGCAGAAGAGAAACACCCAGAAAAAGACCTTCAAGCCCATTTCAGGAAGTTAGGGCAGTCCAGAGAGGGTCAGGTTCCTTCCAGGCTCGCTGCCCACCATGCCTTGGACCTTCCCGGAAAGCCAAGCCCTCATGGGAAACCTGGAAAGCCATCAATTTCCAAGTGTTGGGAACGCTGCATGACCACCTTCCATGATTTTTCCATCCTCAGTCCATACACTCAGCGGATGCTAGAAGCACATATCATAAGGTTTAGGGTGAAGCACCGGTGGGGCCTCCCCCTTAAGGTTCTCAAGCCTATAAACATCTTCAAGTTGGAGAagggcttcctcctctcccagtccTCTGGTCCCCTCTCAGCCACCTGTGTATCCAAGGCTGGCTCGGGAACCAAGTTTGTGGGAAATCCTCCTCAGCCCTATCAAGGAGAGGTGATGAAAGAGTCTTATCCCACCTGGGGGGGTCCCCTTGGTGCTCCCAAGCCTACGTGTGAGGAAATCCAGCAGGCTCTGGAAGGGACTGCACCTGGGGGTGGGCCTCCGGCTGGACAGGGGACCAGGCCACCTTCTCGGACCTTCACATACAGCTTTGTGGGCAGAATCTGGCACAGTGAGACTGCCTCGAGGACTCTTATGAACAGTCCCTTGGAGGCAAGTCCAAGTCCAGCAACAGCCACGAAGGAGCCAAGAAGGGCGAATGGGGGTTGGGCCTCACGGGACGTGACCGTGCTAGAGCTCAGCTTAGAGCCCCAGGATTTGAGTGCCGAAGAGCCCAGGGAGGTCGAGGAGGCCCCTGCCTGGGGAGTAACCTTAGAACCCCACGTGCTGGACAACAACCAAGGCCTCCGTGGAGAGCCGAGAAGATCAGGGTCTTCAGGAAAAAGTGACAGCCCCCCACCACCTACAAAGTTGGTCGCCCGAGACCCCAAAGAGCTATGCTTTGAGGCTCAGCACAGGGGATCGGAGCCCCAGAAGTTGATGGAGTCAGAGAACCAGCCTCGGGCCACCAGCCCCACCATGCTCCTTCAAGACTATGAGACTGGGGTCCTCCTTCAAGACTATGCCACTGAGCATCTCCTTCAAGACTGTCACTCCAACGTTTTCCTCACTGCCAACATTTTGGCTTCTCAGGGATGTCTGTCTGGCTTCCAGAGCGGGTCCAGTGAAGAGACATCTACTTCCCAGGTGCCACATGGCCAAAGATCCTGTGGCCAGAGCCGCCACAGGCAGCCGGGACCCCCAGGACTGCAGCACCAATGTAAGAGCCTGAGCAGGTCATGTGTCCCCCCCgaagagagagaaagctccaGGAGGTCCCCCTCGAGAGAGCCTGCCAAAGAGTCATCGGAACTGAAGCTCCTCCAGATCAGTGAGGTGAGACGCCCCGTCCAGAGCCAGGAGTCAGCAGAAGCTTCGGGAAGCAAGACCTGTGAGATCTCACTGAAAAAGGAGGCGGCACCTCCAGAAAATTATTTCAGGAGAAGGATGAAGCACCTGCTCCAGTGGTTCCTTCCCAGTAAAGGCAAAGGACTGGAAGATTCCCTTCAAAAGGGCAAGTCTTCATCATCCCAGGGCCGGGGACAAGCCACAGGCAGGTCGGCCATGGACAGCACTTCTGCTGAGGCTCAGGTGGTCGTGACCACTGTGGGGcagatcctagaggagaaaatcgTGCCTCACCAGGGACTCAGGACCCCAGAGTTCAGCTGGTGCCAAAAGGACCTCCAGGCTTTGGCAGACCCCAGTGTCTGCTACCACAGGGTCCTCTCCTACCAAGAGCAGAGGAGGGTGATGAGGGAGACAGCCAGCCCACATGGCACCCTCAGGGGCCGCAGCTATGCCAACAAGACCGAGTGGGTCACGTGGCCCTTCCCCCCCCGG TGTCCTCCAGACTCTGTCCTCAGTACCTGGGTCACCGTCAGTAACATCTGTGCCTGTGTGTCTTCCGTGGATGGCCGCTGGTCTGACGGTCCCGCTGGACCAGACTCGGTGCCTCCCATGTgtctgggattgggccctgcggtgggctctgtgctccacaaGGACTCAGAGAAGACAGAGCCTTCAGGTCCAGGAGCAGATCACAGAATTTCACCTCGACTGAGTATCAGAGGCCTCAAACAGATCTGTACAACACACTACAGTTAA